One Phoenix dactylifera cultivar Barhee BC4 chromosome 14, palm_55x_up_171113_PBpolish2nd_filt_p, whole genome shotgun sequence DNA window includes the following coding sequences:
- the LOC103720832 gene encoding monooxygenase 1-like isoform X2, translating to MGSKEEHHDIVIVGGGICGLATALALHRIRDMWLHKNKMQVTSCRKEELRCLKRSDLIETLAKNLPTQSVHFGCQIVAVESDPITSFPVLYTNDGATIKAKVLIGCDGSNSIVAKSLGLQAPKVFPISVVRGFTSYSDGHSFDSHFIRLRGDDGVLLGRVPVDEKLVYWAVARLCPSQDSDVRKVPVLIKEFTLETLREFPPEVIEMVKHCDSSSLSLTHIWYRAPWHLIFANFWQGTMTVAGDAMHVMAPFLGQGGSSGLEDAIVLARCLSQEMRMDPEGAISDRELRRRIGRALSKYVNERRLRVMRLSTQTYLTASVMTASSWVKKLVYLAILVVFFRGGLLSHTNYDCGSL from the exons atgggctcaaaggaggagcatCATGACATTGTTATAGTGGGTGGAGGAATCTGTGGTCTTGCCACTGCCTTGGCTCTTCACAG GATACGAGATATGTGGCTCCACAAGAACAAGATGCAAGTAACTTCATGCAG GAAAGAAGAACTAAGATGCTTGAAAAGGAGCGATCTGATTGAAACCTTGGCTAAGAATTTGCCTACGCAATCAGTTCATTTTGGGTGCCAAATTGTAGCAGTTGAATCAGATCCCATCACTTCCTTTCCTGTTCTATATACTAATGATGGTGCTACCATTAAAGCTAAG GTTCTAattggttgtgatggatcaaaTTCAATCGTTGCAAAATCATTAGGATTACAGGCCCCAAAGGTTTTTCCAATATCTGTTGTGCGAGGTTTTACTAGCTATTCAGATGGTCACAGCTTTGACAGCCATTTTATCCGGCTAAGAGGTGATGATGGTGTCTTGTTGGGAAGGGTTCCAGTTGATGAAAAGTTAGTTTATTGGGCTGTGGCTCGGCTGTGTCCTTCTCAAG ATTCAGATGTACGGAAGGTTCCTGTGCTCATCAAAGAATTTACGTTGGAGACATTAAGAGAATTTCCCCCAGAGGTGATTGAAATGGTGAAGCATTGCGACAGCAGTTCACTGAGCCTGACGCATATTTGGTATCGAGCTCCATGGCACTTGATCTTTGCAAACTTCTGGCAAGGCACCATGACAGTCGCAGGGGATGCAATGCATGTTATGGCCCCATTCCTCGGCCAAGGTGGCAGTTCTGGCTTGGAAGACGCAATTGTGCTCGCTAGATGCTTGTCGCAAGAGATGCGAATGGATCCGGAGGGTGCAATCAGTGATCGAGAGCTGCGCAGGAGAATCGGAAGAGCATTGAGTAAATACGTGAATGAAAGGAGGCTGAGGGTAATGAGGTTATCAACACAGACTTATCTTACAGCATCGGTGATGACGGCATCGTCATGGGTAAAGAAGCTGGTATATCTTGCCATTCTGGTTGTTTTCTTCAGAGGTGGCCTGCTTAGCCACACTAATTATGATTGTGGCTCTCTTTAG
- the LOC103720832 gene encoding monooxygenase 1-like isoform X1, with translation MGSKEEHHDIVIVGGGICGLATALALHRKGINSLVLEKSDTLRAAGAAIGIYINGWRALDQLGLGTELRTKAIPITEIRDMWLHKNKMQVTSCRKEELRCLKRSDLIETLAKNLPTQSVHFGCQIVAVESDPITSFPVLYTNDGATIKAKVLIGCDGSNSIVAKSLGLQAPKVFPISVVRGFTSYSDGHSFDSHFIRLRGDDGVLLGRVPVDEKLVYWAVARLCPSQDSDVRKVPVLIKEFTLETLREFPPEVIEMVKHCDSSSLSLTHIWYRAPWHLIFANFWQGTMTVAGDAMHVMAPFLGQGGSSGLEDAIVLARCLSQEMRMDPEGAISDRELRRRIGRALSKYVNERRLRVMRLSTQTYLTASVMTASSWVKKLVYLAILVVFFRGGLLSHTNYDCGSL, from the exons atgggctcaaaggaggagcatCATGACATTGTTATAGTGGGTGGAGGAATCTGTGGTCTTGCCACTGCCTTGGCTCTTCACAG GAAAGGAATAAATAGTCTTGTTCTAGAGAAATCTGACACCCTGCGGGCTGCAGGAGCAGCAATCGGTATTTACATCAATGGTTGGCGTGCACTTGACCAACTTGGGCTTGGTACGGAACTACGGACAAAAGCTATCCCTATAACAGA GATACGAGATATGTGGCTCCACAAGAACAAGATGCAAGTAACTTCATGCAG GAAAGAAGAACTAAGATGCTTGAAAAGGAGCGATCTGATTGAAACCTTGGCTAAGAATTTGCCTACGCAATCAGTTCATTTTGGGTGCCAAATTGTAGCAGTTGAATCAGATCCCATCACTTCCTTTCCTGTTCTATATACTAATGATGGTGCTACCATTAAAGCTAAG GTTCTAattggttgtgatggatcaaaTTCAATCGTTGCAAAATCATTAGGATTACAGGCCCCAAAGGTTTTTCCAATATCTGTTGTGCGAGGTTTTACTAGCTATTCAGATGGTCACAGCTTTGACAGCCATTTTATCCGGCTAAGAGGTGATGATGGTGTCTTGTTGGGAAGGGTTCCAGTTGATGAAAAGTTAGTTTATTGGGCTGTGGCTCGGCTGTGTCCTTCTCAAG ATTCAGATGTACGGAAGGTTCCTGTGCTCATCAAAGAATTTACGTTGGAGACATTAAGAGAATTTCCCCCAGAGGTGATTGAAATGGTGAAGCATTGCGACAGCAGTTCACTGAGCCTGACGCATATTTGGTATCGAGCTCCATGGCACTTGATCTTTGCAAACTTCTGGCAAGGCACCATGACAGTCGCAGGGGATGCAATGCATGTTATGGCCCCATTCCTCGGCCAAGGTGGCAGTTCTGGCTTGGAAGACGCAATTGTGCTCGCTAGATGCTTGTCGCAAGAGATGCGAATGGATCCGGAGGGTGCAATCAGTGATCGAGAGCTGCGCAGGAGAATCGGAAGAGCATTGAGTAAATACGTGAATGAAAGGAGGCTGAGGGTAATGAGGTTATCAACACAGACTTATCTTACAGCATCGGTGATGACGGCATCGTCATGGGTAAAGAAGCTGGTATATCTTGCCATTCTGGTTGTTTTCTTCAGAGGTGGCCTGCTTAGCCACACTAATTATGATTGTGGCTCTCTTTAG
- the LOC103708300 gene encoding monooxygenase 1-like isoform X1, whose protein sequence is MGSKEEHHDIVIVGGGICGLATALALHRKGINSLVLEKSDTLRAAGAAIGVYINGWRALDQLGLGTELRRKAIPLTEIRDMWLHKNKLQVTSCRKEELRCLKRSDLIETLAKNLPTQSIHFGCQIVAVESDPITSLHVLYTNDGATIKAKVLIGCDGSNSIVAKSLGLQAPKVFPISVVRGFTSYSDGHSFDSHFIRLRGDGVLLGRLPVDEKLVYWFVGRLSPSQDSDVRKVPELIKEFTLETLREFPPEVIEMVKHCDSSSLSLTHIWYRAPWHLIFANFWQGTMTVAGDAMHVMGPFLGQGGSSGLEDAIVLARCLSQEMPMGPEGAIRDRELRRRIGRAMSKYVNERRLRVMRLSAQSYLTGSVIAASSWVKKLVYLAILVVFLRGGPLSHTNYDCGSL, encoded by the exons atgggctcaaaggaggagcatCATGACATTGTTATAGTGGGTGGAGGAATCTGTGGTCTTGCCACTGCCTTGGCTCTTCACAG GAAAGGAATAAATAGCCTTGTTTTAGAGAAATCTGACACCCTGCGAGCTGCAGGGGCAGCAATCGGTGTTTACATCAATGGTTGGCGTGCACTTGACCAACTTGGGCTTGGTACGGAACTACGGAGAAAAGCTATCCCTCTAACAGA GATACGAGATATGTGGCTCCACAAGAACAAGTTGCAAGTAACTTCATGCAG GAAAGAAGAACTAAGATGCTTGAAAAGGAGCGATCTGATTGAAACCTTGGCTAAGAATTTGCCTAcgcaatcaattcattttgggtGCCAAATTGTAGCAGTTGAATCAGATCCCATCACTTCCCTTCATGTTCTATATACTAATGATGGTGCTACCATTAAAGCTAAG GTTCTAattggttgtgatggatcaaaTTCAATCGTTGCAAAATCATTAGGATTACAGGCCCCAAAGGTTTTTCCAATATCTGTTGTGCGAGGTTTTACTAGCTATTCAGATGGTCACAGCTTTGACAGCCATTTTATCCGGCTAAGAGGTGATGGTGTCTTGTTGGGAAGGCTCCCAGTTGATGAAAAGTTAGTCTATTGGTTTGTCGGTCGGCTGTCCCCTTCTCAAG ATTCAGATGTACGGAAGGTTCCTGAGCTCATCAAAGAATTTACGTTGGAGACATTAAGAGAATTCCCCCCCGAGGTGATTGAAATGGTGAAGCATTGCGACAGCAGTTCATTGAGCCTGACGCATATTTGGTATCGAGCTCCATGGCACTTGATCTTTGCAAACTTCTGGCAAGGCACCATGACAGTCGCAGGGGATGCAATGCATGTTATGGGCCCATTCCTCGGCCAAGGTGGCAGTTCTGGTTTGGAAGATGCAATTGTGCTTGCTAGATGCTTGTCGCAAGAGATGCCAATGGGTCCGGAGGGTGCAATCCGTGATCGAGAGCTGCGCAGGAGAATCGGAAGAGCAATGAGTAAATATGTGAATGAAAGGAGGCTGAGGGTAATGAGGTTATCGGCACAGTCTTATCTTACAGGATCGGTGATCGCGGCATCGTCATGGGTAAAGAAGCTGGTATATCTTGCCATTCTGGTTGTTTTCCTCAGAGGTGGCCCGCTTAGCCACACTAATTATGATTGTGGCTCTCTTTAG
- the LOC103708300 gene encoding monooxygenase 1-like isoform X2, protein MGSKEEHHDIVIVGGGICGLATALALHRIRDMWLHKNKLQVTSCRKEELRCLKRSDLIETLAKNLPTQSIHFGCQIVAVESDPITSLHVLYTNDGATIKAKVLIGCDGSNSIVAKSLGLQAPKVFPISVVRGFTSYSDGHSFDSHFIRLRGDGVLLGRLPVDEKLVYWFVGRLSPSQDSDVRKVPELIKEFTLETLREFPPEVIEMVKHCDSSSLSLTHIWYRAPWHLIFANFWQGTMTVAGDAMHVMGPFLGQGGSSGLEDAIVLARCLSQEMPMGPEGAIRDRELRRRIGRAMSKYVNERRLRVMRLSAQSYLTGSVIAASSWVKKLVYLAILVVFLRGGPLSHTNYDCGSL, encoded by the exons atgggctcaaaggaggagcatCATGACATTGTTATAGTGGGTGGAGGAATCTGTGGTCTTGCCACTGCCTTGGCTCTTCACAG GATACGAGATATGTGGCTCCACAAGAACAAGTTGCAAGTAACTTCATGCAG GAAAGAAGAACTAAGATGCTTGAAAAGGAGCGATCTGATTGAAACCTTGGCTAAGAATTTGCCTAcgcaatcaattcattttgggtGCCAAATTGTAGCAGTTGAATCAGATCCCATCACTTCCCTTCATGTTCTATATACTAATGATGGTGCTACCATTAAAGCTAAG GTTCTAattggttgtgatggatcaaaTTCAATCGTTGCAAAATCATTAGGATTACAGGCCCCAAAGGTTTTTCCAATATCTGTTGTGCGAGGTTTTACTAGCTATTCAGATGGTCACAGCTTTGACAGCCATTTTATCCGGCTAAGAGGTGATGGTGTCTTGTTGGGAAGGCTCCCAGTTGATGAAAAGTTAGTCTATTGGTTTGTCGGTCGGCTGTCCCCTTCTCAAG ATTCAGATGTACGGAAGGTTCCTGAGCTCATCAAAGAATTTACGTTGGAGACATTAAGAGAATTCCCCCCCGAGGTGATTGAAATGGTGAAGCATTGCGACAGCAGTTCATTGAGCCTGACGCATATTTGGTATCGAGCTCCATGGCACTTGATCTTTGCAAACTTCTGGCAAGGCACCATGACAGTCGCAGGGGATGCAATGCATGTTATGGGCCCATTCCTCGGCCAAGGTGGCAGTTCTGGTTTGGAAGATGCAATTGTGCTTGCTAGATGCTTGTCGCAAGAGATGCCAATGGGTCCGGAGGGTGCAATCCGTGATCGAGAGCTGCGCAGGAGAATCGGAAGAGCAATGAGTAAATATGTGAATGAAAGGAGGCTGAGGGTAATGAGGTTATCGGCACAGTCTTATCTTACAGGATCGGTGATCGCGGCATCGTCATGGGTAAAGAAGCTGGTATATCTTGCCATTCTGGTTGTTTTCCTCAGAGGTGGCCCGCTTAGCCACACTAATTATGATTGTGGCTCTCTTTAG
- the LOC120113048 gene encoding uncharacterized protein LOC120113048, with product MANASDPVPPEKFNGTNFKRWREKMKIFLTTLGLFSIIFDSPPNEDENEPARTCNLEEFKKKDYLCRGRILSYLSDPLFDVYCTLKTSKKIWDNLNKKYGIQDAGMDKYTASQFLSYKMVDTKPIVDQAHELTVIYHELDLRGTCITESLQVACTINKLSPSLKDFGLSLKHKTEEMSMKTLLSAIRIQEQHLKKDNEQIMNPEFLTKANFVEGQNKTYRFKNSKFEKGGPKNKGKSMKPKHQINKNDRRPICYNYEKFGHMARVCRMKKKKYQNYEHAPPQLSNPQTNMVLSSTGPTNTDDRSGAA from the exons ATGGCCAATGCAAGTGATCCGGTTCCTCCTGAAAAGTTTAATGGAACTAATTTTAAGCGTTGGAGAGAGAAAATGAAAATCTTCTTAACCACGCTTGGAttattttccataatttttgaCTCTCCTCCAAATGAGGATGAGAATGAACCGGCTAGGACTTGTAATTTAGAGgaatttaagaagaaagactACCTGTGTAGGGGTAGGATTTTGTCCTATCTTTCTGATCCCCTCTTTGATGTCTATTGCACTTTGAAAACCTCTAAGAAGATTTGGGATaatcttaataaaaaatatggtaTCCAAGATGCCGGAATGGACAAGTATACTGCTAGtcaattcctatcttataaGATGGTAGACACCAAGCCCATAGTTGACCAAGCCCATGAGCTAACAGTGATTTATCATGAATTAGACTTAAGGGGAACGTGTATAACTGAGAGCCTTCAAGTTGCTTGTACTATTAACAAGCTTTCACCTTCTTTGAAAGATTTTGGGTTGTCCCTAAAACATAAGACTGAGGAAATGAGCATGAAAACCCTACTATCTGCCATTAGGATTCAAGAGCAAcatcttaagaaagacaatgagCAAATCATGAACCCTGAGTTTCTAACTAAGGCGAACTTTGTAGAAGGCCAGAATAAAACCTATAGGTTcaaaaactccaaatttgaaaagGGTGGACCTAAGAATAAAGGAAAATCCATGAAGCCAAAACACCAAATCAATAAGAACGATCGGAGGCCGATTTGCTACAATTATGAAAAATTCGGTCATATGGCACGAGTAtgccggatgaagaagaagaagtatcagAACTATGAACATGCACCTCCTCAACTTTCCAATCCACAAACCAACATGGTGTTATCCAGTACTGGTCCTACTAATACTGATGATCG GTCCGGAGCGGCCTAA
- the LOC113463625 gene encoding monooxygenase 1-like isoform X1: MGSKEEHHDIVIVGGGICGLATALALHRKGINSLVLEKSDTLRAAGAAIGVYINGWRALDQLGLGTELRRKAIPLTEIRDMWLHKNKLQVTSCRKEELRCLKRSDLIETLAKNLPTQSVRFGCQIVAIESDPITSFPALYTNDGATIKAKVLIGCDGSNSVVAKSLGLQAPKVFPISAVRGFTSYSDGHSFDSHFIRLRGDGVLLGRLPVDEKLVHWFVGRLSPSQDSDVRKVPELIKEFTLETLREFPLEVIEMVKHCDSSSLSLTHIWFRAPWHLIFANFWQGTMTVAGDAMHVMGPFLGQGGSSGLEDAIVLARCLSQEMPMGPEGAIRDRELRRRIGRAMSKYVNQRRLRVMRLSAQSYLTGSVIVASSWAKKLVCLAILVVFLGGGLLSHTNYDCGSL; encoded by the exons atgggctcaaaggaggagcatCATGACATTGTTATAGTGGGTGGAGGAATCTGTGGTCTTGCCACTGCCTTGGCTCTTCACAG GAAAGGAATAAATAGCCTTGTTTTAGAGAAATCTGACACCCTGCGAGCTGCAGGGGCAGCAATCGGTGTTTACATCAATGGTTGGCGTGCACTTGACCAACTTGGGCTTGGTACGGAACTACGGAGAAAAGCTATCCCTCTAACAGA GATACGAGATATGTGGCTCCACAAGAACAAGTTGCAAGTAACTTCATGCAG GAAAGAAGAATTGAGATGCTTGAAAAGGAGTGATTTGATTGAAACCTTGGCTAAGAATTTGCCTACGCAATCAGTTCGTTTTGGGTGCCAAATTGTAGCAATTGAATCAGATCCCATCACTTCCTTTCCTGCTCTATATACTAATGATGGTGCTACCATTAAAGCTAAG GTTCTAattggttgtgatggatcaaaTTCAGTCGTTGCAAAATCATTAGGATTACAGGCCCCAAAGGTTTTTCCAATATCTGCTGTGCGAGGTTTTACTAGCTATTCAGATGGTCACAGCTTTGACAGCCATTTTATCCGGCTGAGAGGTGATGGTGTCTTGTTGGGAAGGCTCCCAGTTGATGAAAAGTTAGTCCATTGGTTTGTCGGTCGGCTGTCCCCTTCTCAAG ATTCAGATGTACGGAAGGTTCCTGAGCTCATCAAAGAATTTACGTTGGAGACATTAAGAGAATTTCCCCTCGAGGTGATTGAAATGGTGAAGCATTGCGACAGCAGTTCATTGAGCCTGACGCATATTTGGTTTCGAGCTCCATGGCACTTGATCTTTGCAAACTTCTGGCAAGGCACCATGACAGTCGCAGGGGATGCAATGCATGTTATGGGCCCATTCCTCGGCCAAGGTGGCAGTTCTGGTTTGGAAGATGCAATTGTGCTTGCTAGATGCTTGTCGCAAGAGATGCCAATGGGTCCGGAGGGTGCAATCCGTGATCGAGAGCTGCGCAGGAGAATCGGAAGAGCAATGAGTAAATATGTGAATCAAAGGAGGCTGAGGGTAATGAGGTTATCGGCACAGTCTTATCTTACAGGATCGGTGATCGTGGCATCGTCATGGGCAAAGAAGCTGGTATGTCTTGCCATTCTGGTTGTTTTCCTTGGAGGTGGCCTGCTTAGCCACACTAATTATGATTGTGGCTCTCTTTAG
- the LOC113463625 gene encoding monooxygenase 1-like isoform X2 has protein sequence MGSKEEHHDIVIVGGGICGLATALALHRIRDMWLHKNKLQVTSCRKEELRCLKRSDLIETLAKNLPTQSVRFGCQIVAIESDPITSFPALYTNDGATIKAKVLIGCDGSNSVVAKSLGLQAPKVFPISAVRGFTSYSDGHSFDSHFIRLRGDGVLLGRLPVDEKLVHWFVGRLSPSQDSDVRKVPELIKEFTLETLREFPLEVIEMVKHCDSSSLSLTHIWFRAPWHLIFANFWQGTMTVAGDAMHVMGPFLGQGGSSGLEDAIVLARCLSQEMPMGPEGAIRDRELRRRIGRAMSKYVNQRRLRVMRLSAQSYLTGSVIVASSWAKKLVCLAILVVFLGGGLLSHTNYDCGSL, from the exons atgggctcaaaggaggagcatCATGACATTGTTATAGTGGGTGGAGGAATCTGTGGTCTTGCCACTGCCTTGGCTCTTCACAG GATACGAGATATGTGGCTCCACAAGAACAAGTTGCAAGTAACTTCATGCAG GAAAGAAGAATTGAGATGCTTGAAAAGGAGTGATTTGATTGAAACCTTGGCTAAGAATTTGCCTACGCAATCAGTTCGTTTTGGGTGCCAAATTGTAGCAATTGAATCAGATCCCATCACTTCCTTTCCTGCTCTATATACTAATGATGGTGCTACCATTAAAGCTAAG GTTCTAattggttgtgatggatcaaaTTCAGTCGTTGCAAAATCATTAGGATTACAGGCCCCAAAGGTTTTTCCAATATCTGCTGTGCGAGGTTTTACTAGCTATTCAGATGGTCACAGCTTTGACAGCCATTTTATCCGGCTGAGAGGTGATGGTGTCTTGTTGGGAAGGCTCCCAGTTGATGAAAAGTTAGTCCATTGGTTTGTCGGTCGGCTGTCCCCTTCTCAAG ATTCAGATGTACGGAAGGTTCCTGAGCTCATCAAAGAATTTACGTTGGAGACATTAAGAGAATTTCCCCTCGAGGTGATTGAAATGGTGAAGCATTGCGACAGCAGTTCATTGAGCCTGACGCATATTTGGTTTCGAGCTCCATGGCACTTGATCTTTGCAAACTTCTGGCAAGGCACCATGACAGTCGCAGGGGATGCAATGCATGTTATGGGCCCATTCCTCGGCCAAGGTGGCAGTTCTGGTTTGGAAGATGCAATTGTGCTTGCTAGATGCTTGTCGCAAGAGATGCCAATGGGTCCGGAGGGTGCAATCCGTGATCGAGAGCTGCGCAGGAGAATCGGAAGAGCAATGAGTAAATATGTGAATCAAAGGAGGCTGAGGGTAATGAGGTTATCGGCACAGTCTTATCTTACAGGATCGGTGATCGTGGCATCGTCATGGGCAAAGAAGCTGGTATGTCTTGCCATTCTGGTTGTTTTCCTTGGAGGTGGCCTGCTTAGCCACACTAATTATGATTGTGGCTCTCTTTAG
- the LOC113463625 gene encoding monooxygenase 1-like isoform X3 — protein MWLHKNKLQVTSCRKEELRCLKRSDLIETLAKNLPTQSVRFGCQIVAIESDPITSFPALYTNDGATIKAKVLIGCDGSNSVVAKSLGLQAPKVFPISAVRGFTSYSDGHSFDSHFIRLRGDGVLLGRLPVDEKLVHWFVGRLSPSQDSDVRKVPELIKEFTLETLREFPLEVIEMVKHCDSSSLSLTHIWFRAPWHLIFANFWQGTMTVAGDAMHVMGPFLGQGGSSGLEDAIVLARCLSQEMPMGPEGAIRDRELRRRIGRAMSKYVNQRRLRVMRLSAQSYLTGSVIVASSWAKKLVCLAILVVFLGGGLLSHTNYDCGSL, from the exons ATGTGGCTCCACAAGAACAAGTTGCAAGTAACTTCATGCAG GAAAGAAGAATTGAGATGCTTGAAAAGGAGTGATTTGATTGAAACCTTGGCTAAGAATTTGCCTACGCAATCAGTTCGTTTTGGGTGCCAAATTGTAGCAATTGAATCAGATCCCATCACTTCCTTTCCTGCTCTATATACTAATGATGGTGCTACCATTAAAGCTAAG GTTCTAattggttgtgatggatcaaaTTCAGTCGTTGCAAAATCATTAGGATTACAGGCCCCAAAGGTTTTTCCAATATCTGCTGTGCGAGGTTTTACTAGCTATTCAGATGGTCACAGCTTTGACAGCCATTTTATCCGGCTGAGAGGTGATGGTGTCTTGTTGGGAAGGCTCCCAGTTGATGAAAAGTTAGTCCATTGGTTTGTCGGTCGGCTGTCCCCTTCTCAAG ATTCAGATGTACGGAAGGTTCCTGAGCTCATCAAAGAATTTACGTTGGAGACATTAAGAGAATTTCCCCTCGAGGTGATTGAAATGGTGAAGCATTGCGACAGCAGTTCATTGAGCCTGACGCATATTTGGTTTCGAGCTCCATGGCACTTGATCTTTGCAAACTTCTGGCAAGGCACCATGACAGTCGCAGGGGATGCAATGCATGTTATGGGCCCATTCCTCGGCCAAGGTGGCAGTTCTGGTTTGGAAGATGCAATTGTGCTTGCTAGATGCTTGTCGCAAGAGATGCCAATGGGTCCGGAGGGTGCAATCCGTGATCGAGAGCTGCGCAGGAGAATCGGAAGAGCAATGAGTAAATATGTGAATCAAAGGAGGCTGAGGGTAATGAGGTTATCGGCACAGTCTTATCTTACAGGATCGGTGATCGTGGCATCGTCATGGGCAAAGAAGCTGGTATGTCTTGCCATTCTGGTTGTTTTCCTTGGAGGTGGCCTGCTTAGCCACACTAATTATGATTGTGGCTCTCTTTAG